The proteins below come from a single Roseiflexus sp. RS-1 genomic window:
- a CDS encoding type II toxin-antitoxin system PemK/MazF family toxin — protein sequence MAFQRGDVVLVPFPFSDLSTTKVRPAVVVSSSLYHATEPDLILAAITSRVAASSGPLDCVLHDWQVAGLRYPSAVKPVLFTLDPTRVIYHVGALTPVDLAEVAQRLRRALEL from the coding sequence ATGGCCTTTCAGCGCGGTGATGTCGTGCTGGTGCCGTTTCCGTTCAGCGACTTGAGTACAACAAAGGTGAGGCCAGCTGTGGTGGTGAGCAGTTCACTCTACCATGCTACAGAACCCGACCTGATTCTGGCAGCGATCACCTCCAGGGTTGCTGCGTCCAGTGGGCCTTTGGACTGCGTATTGCATGATTGGCAGGTAGCCGGTCTACGTTACCCTTCTGCCGTTAAACCGGTACTGTTTACCCTTGATCCGACACGCGTGATCTACCATGTCGGTGCGCTGACCCCAGTGGATCTTGCTGAAGTGGCTCAACGGCTCCGTCGTGCTTTGGAGTTGTAG
- a CDS encoding alpha/beta hydrolase: MESRNLPLYHLVRPAAGDDPHPPLLVLFHGYGSNEEDLFGLTPYIDPQFLVLSTRAPLTLMPGMYAWFEIGFTPDGRIAVDDVQARQAAQITAQFVEQATRAYGADPSRVIVAGFSQGGTMAALTALTRPDLVAGAAVLSGIVPSSIIDELPDREALVGKPFLVVHGTNDQVVSIAHGRASRNFLSQLGVALTYREYPMAHEINLDALLDLTEWLRTLKVEG, encoded by the coding sequence GTGGAGTCACGTAATCTGCCGCTCTATCATCTGGTGCGCCCTGCAGCGGGCGACGATCCGCACCCGCCATTGCTCGTTCTCTTCCACGGGTATGGCAGCAACGAAGAAGACCTGTTCGGTTTGACGCCCTATATCGATCCTCAGTTTCTGGTGCTCAGCACGCGCGCACCGCTGACGCTTATGCCCGGTATGTACGCCTGGTTCGAGATCGGCTTCACCCCCGATGGGCGCATTGCCGTCGATGATGTCCAGGCGCGCCAGGCGGCGCAGATCACGGCGCAATTCGTCGAACAGGCGACCAGAGCGTATGGCGCCGACCCGTCGCGCGTGATCGTCGCCGGGTTCAGTCAGGGTGGCACAATGGCAGCGCTGACGGCGCTGACCCGCCCTGATCTGGTGGCGGGCGCAGCCGTGCTGAGCGGCATTGTGCCGTCGTCGATCATCGATGAACTGCCAGATCGGGAGGCGCTGGTCGGCAAGCCGTTCCTGGTTGTTCACGGGACGAACGACCAGGTTGTTTCGATTGCCCATGGTCGCGCAAGTCGGAACTTTCTGAGCCAGCTTGGCGTGGCGCTGACCTACCGCGAATACCCTATGGCGCATGAGATCAATCTTGATGCGCTGCTCGACCTGACCGAATGGCTGAGGACGTTGAAGGTTGAGGGTTGA
- a CDS encoding nucleotidyltransferase family protein yields the protein MTASVSLDLPLRYLDKVRAILRQYVPDYDVWAYGSRVRGGAFAASDLDLVVRNPRHPLQPCDRIFDLRSAFLESDLPIRVDVMDWARIPPAFRQEIERGYVVVQAATEPTMHTTG from the coding sequence ATGACTGCCTCAGTCAGCCTCGATCTTCCGCTACGCTATCTGGACAAAGTACGTGCGATTCTGCGGCAATACGTGCCCGACTACGACGTCTGGGCATACGGTAGCCGCGTGCGCGGTGGTGCATTCGCAGCAAGCGATCTTGATCTGGTGGTGCGGAACCCCCGCCATCCGCTGCAACCCTGCGACCGGATTTTCGATCTGCGGTCTGCCTTTCTTGAGAGTGACCTGCCCATCCGGGTTGATGTCATGGATTGGGCACGCATCCCGCCCGCCTTTCGGCAGGAGATCGAGCGTGGGTATGTTGTCGTGCAGGCGGCAACTGAGCCGACGATGCATACGACAGGATGA